From a single Micromonospora pallida genomic region:
- a CDS encoding DUF4386 family protein: MSRMHDNRLNRLGGTCAILVGVSYVVVTTFFVLDPTQLIHEDKHRLWTELAENGTPRILYYWGYALGAIFAFGAIPAIADLVREKHEGWVRWTTGLAYLSFGVTAVETFRLVTATPLWAADYAGGDETVRTAIVTTDLLLRLDPATWLRFGALGPFFLVVNILALRHGLLSRPLTYVGIALGVLTSTAALGVAFGIGPMVLVSAILGGALAAPIWFVWIGVTLRRGVPRVAAAEPVPVGGAGQPRRAAPARKKEGSNG, encoded by the coding sequence ATGTCCCGTATGCACGACAACCGGTTGAACAGACTCGGCGGCACCTGCGCGATCCTGGTGGGTGTCAGCTACGTCGTGGTCACCACCTTCTTCGTGCTCGACCCGACGCAGCTCATCCACGAGGACAAGCACCGGCTCTGGACCGAGCTGGCCGAGAACGGCACCCCCCGGATCCTGTACTACTGGGGGTACGCCCTCGGCGCGATCTTCGCGTTCGGGGCGATCCCAGCCATCGCCGACCTGGTCCGGGAGAAGCACGAGGGCTGGGTGCGCTGGACCACCGGTCTGGCGTACCTCTCCTTCGGGGTGACCGCGGTCGAGACGTTCCGGCTGGTCACCGCCACCCCGCTCTGGGCGGCCGACTACGCCGGCGGCGACGAGACGGTACGGACCGCGATCGTCACCACCGACCTGCTGCTGCGGCTGGACCCGGCGACCTGGCTGCGGTTCGGCGCGCTCGGGCCGTTCTTCCTGGTGGTGAACATCCTGGCGCTGCGGCACGGGCTGCTGAGTCGGCCGCTGACCTACGTCGGCATCGCGCTGGGTGTGCTGACCAGCACGGCGGCGCTCGGGGTGGCCTTCGGGATCGGGCCGATGGTGCTGGTCTCGGCGATCCTCGGCGGGGCCCTGGCCGCGCCGATCTGGTTCGTCTGGATCGGGGTGACGCTGCGTCGCGGTGTCCCCCGGGTGGCCGCCGCGGAGCCGGTGCCCGTCGGCGGGGCCGGCCAGCCACGGCGGGCCGCGCCCGCCCGCAAGAAGGAGGGGAGCAATGGCTGA